A region from the Sorex araneus isolate mSorAra2 chromosome 6, mSorAra2.pri, whole genome shotgun sequence genome encodes:
- the FADS1 gene encoding acyl-CoA (8-3)-desaturase: protein MAPESPAQAPGPRYFTWDEVAQRSGREKEKWLVIDRKVYDISEFVRRHPGGSRVISHYAGQDASEPFAAFHINQGLVRKYLNTLLIGELAPDQPTLEPNKNKALLEEFRELRANVERMGLLKANPVFFLLHLLHILLMDVAAWLTLWFFGTSLVPFLLCAVLLSAVQAQAGWLQHDFGHLSVFPTPAWNHLLHQFVMGQLKGAPASWWNHLHFQHHAKPNCFRKDPDVNMHPLFFALGKVLSVELGKQKKKYMPYNHQHKYFFLIGPPALLPLYFQWYIFYFVVQRKKWVDLAWMLTFYVRISFTYIPLLGVSGFLGLFLLVRFLESNWFVWVTQMNHIPMHIDRDQNKDWVSLQLQATCNVHKSAFNDWFSGHLNFQIEHHLFPTMPRHNYHKVAPLVQSLCAKHGVTYTSKPLFVAFADIVHSLRESGQLWLDAYLHQ, encoded by the exons atGGCTCCCGAATCCCCGGCCCAGGCGCCCGGCCCGCGCTACTTCACCTGGGACGAGGTGGCGCAGCGCTCCGGGCGCGAGAAGGAGAAATGGCTGGTGATCGACCGCAAAGTGTACGACATCAGCGAGTTCGTCCGCCGCCACCCGGGGGGCTCCCGGGTCATCAGCCACTACGCGGGCCAGGACGCCTCG GAACCTTTCGCGGCCTTCCACATCAACCAAGGCCTGGTGCGCAAGTACCTGAACACCCTCCTGATCGGGGAGCTGGCCCCGGACCAGCCCACCCTGGAGCCCAACAAGAAT AAAGCCCTGTTGGAGGAGTTTCGCGAGCTGCGGGCCAACGTGGAGCGGATGGGGCTCCTGAAGGCGAACCCCGTCTTCTTCCTGCTGCACCTGCTACACATCCTGCTGATGGACGTGGCCGCCTGGCTCACGCTGTGGTTCTTCGGCACGTCCCTCGTGCCCTTCCTGCTCTGCGCAGTGCTCCTGAGCGCCGTGCAG gccCAGGCCGGCTGGCTGCAGCACGACTTCGGCCACCTGTCCGTCTTCCCCACGCCCGCGTGGAACCACTTGCTGCACCAGTTCGTGATGGGCCAGCTGAAG GGGGCCCCGGCCAGCTGGTGGAACCACCTGCACTTCCAGCACCACGCCAAGCCCAACTGCTTCCGCAAAGACCCGGATGTCAACATGCACCCTTTGTTCTTTGCCCTGGGGAAGGTCCTGTCTGTGGAG CTtgggaagcagaagaagaagTACATGCCGTACAACCACCAGCACAAATACTTCTTCCTGA TCGGGCCCCCCGCCCTGCTGCCCCTCTACTTCCAGTGGTACATCTTCTACTTCGTCGTGCAGCGGAAGAAGTGGGTG GACCTGGCCTGGATGCTCACCTTCTACGTCCGCATTTCCTTCACCTACATTCCCCTGCTGGGCGTCAGCGGCttcctgggcctcttcctcctggTCAG GTTCCTGGAGAGCAACTGGTTCGTGTGGGTGACGCAGATGAACCACATCCCCATGCACATCGACCGAGACCAGAACAAGGACTGGGTGTCCCTGCAG CTCCAGGCCACGTGCAATGTCCACAAATCCGCCTTCAATGACTGGTTCAGCGGGCACCTCAACTTCCAGATTGAGCACCA CCTGTTCCCCACGATGCCCCGACACAACTACCACAAGGTGGCCCCGCTGGTCCAGTCCCTGTGTGCCAAGCACGGCGTCACGTACACGTCCAAGCCCCTGTTCGTGGCCTTCGCCGACATCGTCCA CTCGCTGAGGGAGTCCGGGCAGCTGTGGCTAGACGCCTATCTCCACCAGTGA